CCACGTCGAGCTCGTCACTTTCCATTTTTGCCATAATCACTTCAATCTCGGCAACGGCCTCCTTATAGGTAATGTTCTTTTTGGTCATAATGCCCTATTTATTTATTGGTAAAGTAAAGAAAAAAGTTGTTCCCTCACCTTGAGTGCTTGATACCCAAATTTCTCCACCTTGTTTTTCGATAAACTCCTTGCAAATAATTAGCCCAAGTCCGGTGCCCTCCTCTTCGTTGGTGCCCCTTGTAGTATAGTGAACATCTATCCTAAATAGTTTCTGTCTATCCTCTTCGCTCATTCCGATGCCTGAATCGGCTATGCTTACCTCAACCTGATCTGCTTTTTTTACTGTGGAAATGGCAACACGTCCGTTGGGTGGGGTAAATTTAATAGCGTTAGATATGAGGTTTCGGAGAACGGTATTTACCATTTCCCAATCGGCAAAAACTTGGTAACTTTCAATGGTTTCAACTTCAAGTGAAATACTCTTTGAAGCCGCATTCAGTTCCTGAAGGTTTATGTTTTGCGAGATGGCCTCGTTTATTGGGAAAGTGGTGGGGGTGAAAGGGATTTTTCCAGTTTGCGTTCTTGCCCACTGGAGAAGATTCTCCAACAGCTTATATAGCCTTTGTGAGGCGTCGTTGATTGTTTGGCCATAGGATACAACCTCCTGAGTTGACAAGCTTGCCGCATTTTCTTTAAGAAGTTCACTAAATCCCATAAGAGCATTAAACGGGTTCTTGAGGTCATGTGCAATTATGGAGAAGAACTTGTCTTTTGTTTGGTTCAGAGTGATGAGTTCTGACTCCGATTTTGCCAACTTTTCATTGGTGGAGTTCACCAAATCGAAGCGCTCTTGAAGCAGAACTGTCTTTTGCTTTTTTAGGCGATTAGCTCTCAGCAATACAAACCCAAACGCAATGAGAACAAGCGATATGCTCACTAAGAATATTCTAAGATACCTTTGTTGACGAAGTTCAGATTCTTGTAATAGAGCCTCTTTGCGCAAAATTTCAATTTCGTTCTCGATTTTCTGAATGTCCGATTTTTTTCGGTCAAGCTCCATGGTGAGCCTTGCATCCATTAACTCTTCAGAAGTCTTTGTTTTGGCAATACTATCCTGATATTGGGAAAAGGCAATGTAGTTGCTGAGAGCCTGCTTAAGGTCGTTATTCTTTAGGGAAAGGTTATACAGTGCAAAATAGGTGTTTTTTAGGTGTTCGAAATTTCGGGTAGCAATACCCAACACTAAGCTTGCCTTAAGTGCAGAATCAGCTTTACTGGTTAGATTTTGTGCAAGGTATATTTCACCAATCTTACGGTAGCACAACCCTTCTGCAAGTTTATTCCCCGTGACTTGGTTTATTTTTGATGCAATGTAGAAATTGGTCAACGCTTCATTACGCTTATTTTGAGCTAGATAAAAGTTGCCAAGGTTGTTTCTGACAATGGCAAGCCCCTTGTCATCACGGTTACTTTGATAAAGAATCAATGCTTTTGAAAAGTTGCTTTCGGCCTCACGATTGTTGCCTAGCATTTGGTAGGCCGTCGCAATGCTGTTGAGCGACCGAGCCTTCAATGTATTATCTTTTGCTTTTTCGCGGTAAGAGAGGGCCTTCTTATAGCTGTCTAAGGCTTCTTTATATCTTTTTACATCGAAGTATGCATTGCCTAGATGGGTGTATGCATCTCCAATTTCGATGGAGGATCCAGACTGCAATCGTTCTTCTAATGCCTGGGAAAAGTAGTTAAGGGCTTTTCCATTAAGACCAAGGTTACGGTATAATAATCCAATACTTGT
This window of the Williamwhitmania sp. genome carries:
- a CDS encoding tetratricopeptide repeat protein, translating into MKKRLPSSFISSLAILMLCLSLNASAQKSTSDSLLTLFGRITDVNSTFSQKKAATLIETTTLKLTSSTHSDQSSTLLHLVRAISEAKLEHNKEATDDYTTAIKQSKKIGHKAYQVIALMQYGVFLQKQGESEKAMSKLGDALSVAKSSGNDTLKADVLLQIGGEYWSEANFTKAMVAFSQATTIGNTQNNHNIIIRGLANQALCSRDLGQLNNAITSIEQAIAEARQHAPQWLPTTLNLKGSIYFRFGQQDSAITAYRMGLTTIPTEAGQPDIKAVLFENLALCFKEKQQGNKAQILLDSALSIREKNFDTLGLAKTYTLRGNIFLQRTEYADALESYLSALELRQQMKNKAEIASSLTSIGLLYRNLGLNGKALNYFSQALEERLQSGSSIEIGDAYTHLGNAYFDVKRYKEALDSYKKALSYREKAKDNTLKARSLNSIATAYQMLGNNREAESNFSKALILYQSNRDDKGLAIVRNNLGNFYLAQNKRNEALTNFYIASKINQVTGNKLAEGLCYRKIGEIYLAQNLTSKADSALKASLVLGIATRNFEHLKNTYFALYNLSLKNNDLKQALSNYIAFSQYQDSIAKTKTSEELMDARLTMELDRKKSDIQKIENEIEILRKEALLQESELRQQRYLRIFLVSISLVLIAFGFVLLRANRLKKQKTVLLQERFDLVNSTNEKLAKSESELITLNQTKDKFFSIIAHDLKNPFNALMGFSELLKENAASLSTQEVVSYGQTINDASQRLYKLLENLLQWARTQTGKIPFTPTTFPINEAISQNINLQELNAASKSISLEVETIESYQVFADWEMVNTVLRNLISNAIKFTPPNGRVAISTVKKADQVEVSIADSGIGMSEEDRQKLFRIDVHYTTRGTNEEEGTGLGLIICKEFIEKQGGEIWVSSTQGEGTTFFFTLPINK